Proteins from one Bacteroidota bacterium genomic window:
- a CDS encoding TetR/AcrR family transcriptional regulator, whose product MLKVSLVLSTFMETKERILKSADDLFFRYGVKSVTMDDIASHLGMSKKTIYHFFKDKDELLSDFAKSFVNRNVGAFEHVCKASHNAIDEIFCVMKHLRAMMLQMNPKLFFDLQKYYPHAWQQLRDFREKHVAEMIQKNLEKGISQELYRSDINIIILAKLRLEEIEMAMNPTIFPMEKFNTTQVQLTLFEHFLYGICTLKGHKLINKYKQIKEDE is encoded by the coding sequence ATGTTAAAAGTTTCCTTAGTTTTGTCAACTTTTATGGAAACAAAAGAACGTATATTGAAATCTGCCGATGACCTTTTTTTTCGCTATGGAGTGAAGAGTGTTACCATGGATGACATCGCCTCTCATCTGGGTATGTCGAAAAAAACTATTTACCACTTTTTTAAAGATAAGGATGAACTGCTAAGTGATTTTGCTAAATCATTTGTCAACCGTAATGTGGGAGCGTTTGAGCATGTATGCAAAGCATCACACAATGCCATTGATGAAATTTTCTGTGTGATGAAACATTTGAGAGCCATGATGTTGCAGATGAATCCAAAATTATTTTTTGACTTGCAGAAATATTACCCCCATGCATGGCAGCAACTGCGTGATTTCAGAGAAAAACATGTTGCGGAAATGATTCAGAAAAATCTGGAGAAGGGCATCAGTCAAGAATTGTATCGCTCAGATATAAATATTATAATTCTCGCAAAACTCCGGCTCGAAGAAATTGAAATGGCAATGAATCCAACTATTTTCCCAATGGAAAAATTTAACACCACACAAGTGCAACTCACCCTGTTCGAACACTTTCTCTATGGTATCTGCACATTGAAAGGGCATAAACTCATTAATAAATACAAACAAATAAAGGAAGACGAATAA
- a CDS encoding TolC family protein has translation MKKFKIKNYKLQILTALIFLLLFKINFAQTARDTGKYSFSLQQAIDFAMKSQLQVQNALYDEQIANEKVKETRGIGFPQINGSFDVKDFIDLPTSLIPAEFFGGPKGTYMGVKFGTQYNASAGINASQLVFSSDYLVGLQATKTYLELTRKATKRNKIETAVAVSKAYYSALVNEERKKLVDANVVRLKKLFDDTKVLNDNGFVEKIDLDRITIAYNNLLVEQEKIQRLLGLSNTLLKYQMGMDQIATLSLTDKLSEVTFQQSIAPDKFDYSQRIEYSLIQTQKNIAQLQLKRNKMSYLPYMFLYGNATANAYRAKFDIFNTKKGWYPTVLVGGTISLPIFDGLQKNYRIQQSKLEILKAENNLKFMQQSIDLELASSRINLQNASSTLEIQKKNIELAEEVYKVAKTKYEQGVGSNLEVLNAETSLKESQTNYFGAMYDALISKIDFDKATGSLVK, from the coding sequence ATGAAAAAATTTAAAATTAAAAATTACAAGTTGCAAATTTTAACAGCCCTTATTTTTTTACTGCTGTTCAAAATAAATTTTGCGCAAACCGCAAGAGACACTGGGAAATATTCCTTTTCGCTGCAACAGGCTATTGATTTTGCCATGAAGAGCCAGCTTCAGGTTCAAAACGCCTTGTATGATGAACAAATTGCAAACGAAAAAGTAAAAGAAACTCGCGGCATTGGATTTCCGCAGATAAATGGAAGTTTTGATGTGAAAGATTTTATTGATTTACCCACTTCTCTTATTCCGGCAGAATTTTTTGGAGGGCCTAAAGGAACATATATGGGAGTAAAGTTTGGAACGCAGTACAACGCTTCAGCAGGAATTAATGCGTCACAACTTGTTTTCAGCAGTGATTATCTGGTGGGGCTGCAAGCGACTAAAACATACTTGGAACTTACACGTAAGGCCACCAAGCGGAACAAGATTGAAACGGCTGTTGCCGTTTCCAAAGCATACTATTCAGCTCTGGTGAATGAGGAAAGAAAAAAACTGGTGGATGCCAATGTAGTGCGGTTGAAAAAACTTTTTGACGATACAAAAGTGCTGAATGATAACGGTTTTGTTGAGAAAATAGATTTGGACAGGATTACGATTGCCTACAATAATCTTCTTGTTGAACAGGAAAAAATCCAGCGCTTGCTCGGACTGAGCAATACGCTTCTCAAATACCAAATGGGAATGGACCAGATAGCAACGCTCTCGCTTACCGATAAACTTTCCGAGGTTACTTTTCAGCAGAGCATTGCTCCGGACAAATTTGATTACAGCCAGCGCATAGAGTATTCACTGATACAAACCCAGAAGAACATTGCTCAGCTTCAACTGAAGCGCAATAAAATGAGTTACCTCCCTTATATGTTTCTCTACGGAAACGCTACTGCAAATGCTTACAGGGCGAAGTTTGATATTTTCAATACAAAGAAGGGCTGGTATCCTACTGTGTTGGTTGGTGGAACCATCAGCCTACCAATCTTTGATGGGTTGCAAAAGAATTATCGCATTCAGCAATCAAAACTGGAAATCCTAAAAGCAGAAAATAATTTAAAATTCATGCAGCAAAGCATTGATCTGGAGCTAGCTAGTTCCCGCATCAATCTTCAAAATGCTTCTTCCACTCTCGAAATACAAAAGAAAAACATTGAACTTGCTGAAGAAGTTTATAAAGTTGCAAAAACAAAATACGAACAGGGCGTTGGATCTAATCTTGAAGTGCTGAATGCCGAAACTTCTCTGAAAGAATCACAGACAAATTATTTCGGTGCGATGTATGATGCCCTCATTTCAAAAATTGACTTTGACAAAGCCACAGGCAGTTTGGTTAAGTAA
- a CDS encoding efflux RND transporter periplasmic adaptor subunit, translated as MKKIFFTVLIFSLVAACSSDKKAKLEKLKEKQAELKAEISKLESDIASEGGIVETGKVKEVGVTAVTPEVFKHFIEVQGRVDGDENITVSSKMPGVVSKIYVKEGDEVSEGQLLAELDNSVLIQSMEEVKTALDFSTNLYNKQKSLWEQKIGTEVQYLSAKNNKESLEKKLATLNEQLDMSKLKSPISGAVDAIDIKIGQSLMPGMPSIRVVNFNNLKVKAEVAETYASKVKKGNDALIFFPDLNKEISSRISYSAKVINNTTRTFTAEATLSTDKQEYHPNMIVVLKIIDYQKDSAIVIPVNLIQRTESAQFVYVAINQGGKNIAQKKEIKTGQICNGKAEIISGLSAKDKLITAAYFDVTDGMIIKMSGL; from the coding sequence ATGAAAAAGATTTTTTTTACAGTGCTTATTTTCTCGCTCGTTGCAGCGTGTTCTTCCGACAAAAAAGCGAAACTGGAAAAACTAAAAGAAAAGCAGGCGGAGCTAAAAGCAGAAATCAGCAAGCTCGAATCTGACATTGCATCTGAAGGAGGTATTGTTGAAACAGGAAAAGTGAAAGAAGTGGGAGTTACCGCAGTAACCCCCGAAGTGTTTAAACATTTCATTGAAGTTCAGGGGCGAGTTGACGGGGATGAAAATATTACTGTGAGTTCTAAAATGCCGGGAGTCGTCAGCAAGATTTATGTCAAAGAAGGTGATGAAGTATCCGAAGGTCAACTGCTTGCTGAATTGGATAATAGTGTTCTTATCCAGAGTATGGAAGAAGTAAAAACGGCTCTTGATTTTTCCACCAACCTTTATAACAAACAAAAAAGTCTTTGGGAACAAAAAATAGGAACCGAAGTTCAGTATCTCTCAGCAAAAAACAACAAAGAGAGTCTGGAAAAAAAACTTGCTACGCTGAACGAGCAACTGGATATGTCAAAACTAAAATCTCCCATTAGCGGTGCGGTGGATGCCATTGATATTAAAATCGGCCAGTCCTTAATGCCGGGCATGCCTTCTATTCGGGTGGTGAACTTCAACAATCTGAAAGTAAAAGCAGAAGTGGCGGAAACGTACGCGTCAAAAGTTAAAAAGGGAAATGATGCGTTGATTTTCTTTCCTGATTTGAATAAAGAAATTTCTTCCAGAATTTCTTACTCCGCAAAAGTCATCAACAACACAACACGGACATTTACCGCGGAAGCCACTCTTTCAACAGACAAGCAGGAATATCATCCAAACATGATTGTTGTTTTGAAAATTATTGATTACCAGAAAGATTCTGCCATTGTGATTCCTGTCAACCTGATTCAACGCACGGAGAGCGCACAATTTGTATATGTAGCAATTAATCAGGGAGGAAAAAATATTGCACAGAAAAAAGAAATAAAGACAGGGCAAATCTGCAATGGTAAAGCAGAAATTATTTCCGGCTTGTCAGCAAAAGACAAACTGATAACAGCAGCGTAT